A single Paenibacillus sp. FSL R5-0517 DNA region contains:
- the mnmG gene encoding tRNA uridine-5-carboxymethylaminomethyl(34) synthesis enzyme MnmG, translated as MAFDGGSYDVIVVGAGHAGVESALAAARMGSKTLMITINLDMVAFMPCNPSIGGPAKGHVVREIDALGGEMGRNIDKTFIQMRMLNTGKGPAVHALRAQADKFSYQHKMKETMENERNLTMRQGMVDRLIVEDGKCVGVVTQTGTEYRAKAVVLTTGTYLRGKVIMGELMYESGPNNQQPSLKLSEHLRELGFELVRFKTGTPPRVHKDTIDFSKTEIQPGDDEPKFFSYETESSDNEQLPCWLTYTSVETHQIINDNLHRAPMFSGVIEGTGPRYCPSIEDKIVRFSDKPKHQIFLEPEGKNTSEYYVQGLSTSLPEDVQLAVLRSIPGMEKVEMMRNGYAIEYDAMVPTQLWPSLETKRLPGLFTAGQINGTSGYEEAAGQGVMAGINAARKVQDKEPIVLDRSQGYIGVLIDDLVTKGTNEPYRLLTSRAEYRLLLRHDNADMRLTEIGHDIGLIPDDRYAKFLDKKAKVEQEVARLKVAKARPIEVNAKLEEYGSTPIQDGSTLLTLLRRPELGYELIEQLSPSEVELTADMKEQVEIQIKYAGYIEKQLIHVERLQKMEKKKIPDTIVYDEIHGLAMEAKQKLAMIRPISIGQASRIAGVTPADISILLVYLEHYNRVTAARGQ; from the coding sequence ATGGCTTTTGATGGCGGCAGTTATGATGTAATCGTCGTTGGTGCAGGGCATGCTGGTGTGGAATCCGCACTGGCCGCAGCTCGTATGGGGTCCAAAACACTAATGATTACGATTAATCTGGATATGGTGGCCTTTATGCCTTGTAACCCATCCATTGGGGGACCGGCGAAAGGACATGTCGTGCGTGAGATTGATGCTCTTGGTGGAGAAATGGGACGGAATATCGATAAAACCTTTATTCAGATGCGGATGCTTAACACAGGTAAAGGGCCTGCTGTTCATGCGCTTCGTGCTCAGGCAGATAAATTCTCCTATCAGCATAAAATGAAGGAAACAATGGAGAATGAACGTAATCTGACGATGCGTCAAGGTATGGTTGATCGCCTGATCGTTGAAGACGGAAAATGTGTAGGCGTCGTGACTCAGACGGGAACAGAGTATCGGGCCAAAGCAGTCGTTCTGACGACAGGCACATACTTGCGCGGCAAAGTGATCATGGGTGAGCTGATGTATGAGAGTGGACCGAACAATCAACAACCATCTCTTAAATTGTCAGAGCATCTGCGTGAACTGGGCTTTGAACTGGTTCGTTTCAAAACAGGTACACCACCACGTGTGCATAAGGATACGATTGATTTTAGCAAAACCGAAATTCAGCCTGGCGATGATGAGCCAAAGTTCTTTTCCTATGAAACAGAATCTTCCGATAATGAGCAGCTGCCTTGCTGGTTGACGTATACATCTGTGGAAACACATCAGATTATTAATGATAATCTGCATCGCGCACCGATGTTTTCGGGGGTAATTGAAGGCACTGGACCGCGTTATTGTCCATCCATTGAGGATAAAATTGTTCGGTTTAGTGACAAGCCTAAACATCAGATTTTCCTCGAGCCGGAAGGCAAAAATACATCCGAGTATTATGTGCAGGGACTATCTACAAGTCTGCCGGAAGATGTACAACTTGCGGTTCTGCGCTCCATTCCAGGTATGGAAAAAGTGGAAATGATGCGTAACGGTTATGCGATTGAATATGATGCGATGGTACCTACACAATTGTGGCCATCACTTGAAACCAAACGTCTGCCAGGTCTGTTCACAGCAGGTCAGATTAATGGTACATCCGGTTATGAAGAAGCGGCTGGACAAGGCGTTATGGCTGGCATTAATGCAGCACGCAAAGTACAAGATAAAGAGCCGATTGTGCTTGATCGATCCCAAGGTTATATTGGCGTGCTGATTGATGATCTGGTAACGAAGGGTACGAATGAACCGTATCGTCTGTTGACTTCGCGTGCTGAATATCGTCTGCTGCTTCGTCATGATAATGCAGATATGCGCTTGACGGAAATCGGACATGACATTGGTCTAATCCCAGATGATCGTTATGCGAAATTCCTGGATAAAAAGGCGAAAGTCGAGCAGGAAGTCGCACGTCTGAAAGTGGCTAAAGCTCGCCCGATTGAAGTGAACGCGAAGCTGGAAGAGTACGGATCTACACCTATTCAGGATGGCAGTACGTTGCTTACCTTGCTGCGTCGCCCGGAGCTGGGGTATGAACTGATTGAACAGCTCTCACCATCTGAGGTAGAACTGACAGCAGATATGAAAGAACAAGTCGAAATACAAATTAAATATGCGGGTTATATTGAGAAACAATTGATCCACGTGGAACGTTTGCAAAAGATGGAGAAAAAGAAAATTCCGGATACCATCGTATATGATGAGATTCATGGTCTTGCTATGGAAGCCAAGCAGAAGCTTGCTATGATTCGTCCAATCTCGATTGGTCAGGCTTCTCGTATTGCTGGAGTTACTCCTGCCGACATCTCCATTCTGCTGGTCTACCTGGAGCATTATAACCGTGTAACCGCAGCAAGGGGACAATAA
- the mnmE gene encoding tRNA uridine-5-carboxymethylaminomethyl(34) synthesis GTPase MnmE, producing the protein MISDTITAISTAVGEAGIAVIRVSGPEAVSETEKIFRSKTPLTQAASHTVHYGHIIDPASGEKIEEVLVTVMRAPRSFTTEDVVEISAHGGVVSVKRVMDLLLQLDIRLAEPGEFTKRAFLNGRIDLSQAEGVMDLIRSKSDRAFSVALKQVEGKLSSKLRDLRYTLVETLAHIEVNIDYPEHDVESLTSDFIKEKSSQVMTEIDKLLTTAEQGKILREGITTAIVGRPNVGKSSLMNTLAQDNRAIVTDIPGTTRDVIEEFITINNIPLKLLDTAGIRETMDVVEKIGVERSRSAVSEADLILMVVNAAEPLHPDEIELLEQIRGRQSIIIMNKMDLTPQVERDVLLRYIPEERLVPMSVKDDLGVDRLEDAISTLFFSGKLESADLTYVSNVRHIALLKKAKQSLVDAYEAADQFVPIDMIQIDVRLAWEHLGEIVGDTAHDALIDQIFSQFCLGK; encoded by the coding sequence ATGATCAGTGATACGATCACAGCGATATCAACGGCTGTTGGAGAGGCGGGTATCGCCGTGATCCGGGTCAGCGGCCCGGAAGCAGTGTCGGAGACGGAAAAGATTTTCCGCAGCAAAACCCCTTTAACTCAGGCAGCATCCCATACGGTTCATTATGGTCATATTATAGATCCGGCGAGCGGCGAGAAGATCGAGGAAGTGCTGGTCACAGTCATGCGAGCACCTCGGTCGTTCACAACCGAAGATGTCGTGGAGATTAGTGCGCATGGCGGCGTGGTGTCGGTAAAACGGGTCATGGACCTGCTGTTGCAGCTAGATATTCGTCTGGCTGAACCCGGTGAGTTCACGAAGCGTGCTTTCCTGAATGGGCGGATTGACCTGTCTCAGGCTGAAGGTGTCATGGATCTTATTCGTTCCAAATCGGACCGGGCTTTCTCGGTTGCTTTAAAACAGGTTGAAGGTAAACTGTCCTCCAAACTGCGTGATCTACGCTATACTTTGGTGGAAACATTGGCTCATATTGAAGTGAATATTGATTATCCAGAGCATGATGTGGAATCGTTAACTTCTGATTTTATTAAAGAAAAGTCCAGTCAGGTTATGACTGAAATTGATAAATTGTTGACTACAGCAGAACAAGGAAAGATCCTGCGAGAAGGGATCACGACGGCGATCGTTGGACGACCTAACGTAGGTAAATCCTCATTGATGAATACACTTGCGCAAGATAATCGAGCTATTGTCACGGACATTCCAGGAACAACTCGTGATGTAATCGAGGAGTTTATTACGATTAATAATATCCCGCTGAAGTTGCTTGATACGGCAGGAATTCGGGAAACGATGGACGTTGTTGAGAAGATCGGGGTAGAACGTTCACGTTCCGCGGTAAGTGAAGCCGATCTGATCTTAATGGTCGTAAATGCTGCGGAGCCACTTCATCCGGATGAGATTGAATTATTGGAACAAATCCGCGGTAGACAATCGATAATCATTATGAATAAAATGGACTTAACGCCACAGGTAGAACGTGACGTGCTGCTTCGTTACATTCCGGAAGAACGGCTTGTACCGATGTCAGTGAAAGATGATCTGGGTGTGGATCGACTGGAAGATGCCATCTCTACGCTATTTTTCAGTGGTAAACTGGAGTCGGCAGACCTGACCTATGTCAGCAATGTGCGTCATATAGCGTTGCTCAAAAAAGCAAAGCAGTCCCTGGTGGATGCCTATGAAGCAGCAGATCAGTTCGTTCCGATTGATATGATTCAGATTGATGTTCGTTTGGCGTGGGAGCATTTGGGCGAGATTGTTGGAGATACAGCACATGATGCATTAATTGATCAGATTTTCTCCCAGTTCTGTCTAGGAAAGTAA
- the jag gene encoding RNA-binding cell elongation regulator Jag/EloR, producing the protein MTKVITSGKTVEDAVNQGLTELGVSRDKVEIQVLEQPSKGFLGLFGVRAAKVEVKLLPVPEVVPQPIKPAAYQPEIDALLEDIAAKNPYEEAAAFLKEVAAGMGLDVEVHIKKQRDGHIFNIAGEDLGMIIGRRGQTLDALQYLTNIVANRYSESFVRIVLDAENFRQRRRKTLEDLAERLAGQAIRTGKEVVLEPMPPLERKVIHAKLQNHPQIKTLSKGEEPNRRVVITTK; encoded by the coding sequence ATGACCAAAGTCATTACGTCAGGAAAAACCGTTGAAGATGCTGTAAACCAAGGATTGACTGAGCTTGGCGTAAGTCGGGACAAGGTCGAGATACAAGTGTTAGAGCAGCCGTCAAAAGGATTCCTGGGTTTGTTCGGGGTGAGGGCGGCCAAAGTAGAAGTGAAATTGTTGCCTGTACCAGAAGTTGTCCCACAGCCGATCAAACCAGCTGCATACCAACCTGAAATAGATGCATTACTTGAGGATATCGCAGCTAAAAATCCCTATGAAGAAGCGGCTGCTTTCTTGAAAGAGGTCGCAGCAGGTATGGGACTGGATGTTGAAGTGCATATCAAAAAACAGCGGGATGGACATATCTTCAATATTGCCGGAGAAGATCTGGGCATGATTATTGGCAGACGTGGACAGACGCTGGATGCGCTTCAGTATCTAACGAACATTGTAGCGAACCGATACTCGGAAAGCTTTGTTCGAATTGTGCTCGACGCGGAGAATTTCCGTCAACGTCGGCGGAAGACGCTGGAGGATCTGGCTGAACGGTTGGCTGGACAAGCCATCCGTACCGGCAAGGAAGTTGTACTGGAGCCAATGCCTCCGCTCGAACGAAAAGTCATTCATGCTAAACTGCAAAACCACCCGCAGATTAAGACATTAAGTAAGGGTGAGGAGCCTAATCGGCGTGTGGTTATTACGACGAAATAA
- a CDS encoding YidC/Oxa1 family membrane protein insertase yields the protein MSRLKTSKGKWILLIAVIAMVTVLAGCTPQGAGVTTEDLKNSGSFWQSNVVYWFSLALDTFANWFNGEYGLAVLVMVLIVRTLILPLTMKQVRSSKAMQAIQPQLKEIQAKYKDTPEKVQQETMKLFQENKVNPMAGCLPLIIQMPIYIALYNSIYGNSSLRTHDFLWLQLGEPDHLFILPVLAAITTFIQTWMMMRMNPAQQVGPMQFMLWVYPILIFVMSYQFPSALPLYWFYSNIYTIVQNYFLYRNNDKIVAEVNVKQNSSSKNGAKRKNGGKATVSGKGSKGAKKSK from the coding sequence GTGTCGCGATTGAAGACATCAAAGGGGAAGTGGATTCTCCTCATTGCAGTCATTGCAATGGTCACCGTACTCGCCGGATGTACTCCACAAGGAGCCGGGGTTACTACGGAAGATCTGAAGAACAGTGGCTCATTCTGGCAAAGTAATGTTGTATATTGGTTTTCACTAGCGCTCGATACATTCGCCAACTGGTTTAACGGTGAATATGGACTGGCTGTCCTCGTGATGGTGCTTATTGTTCGGACATTGATTTTACCATTAACAATGAAACAGGTCCGTAGCTCCAAAGCCATGCAGGCAATTCAGCCGCAACTGAAGGAGATTCAAGCGAAGTATAAAGATACACCTGAGAAAGTTCAGCAAGAAACAATGAAGTTGTTTCAAGAGAACAAAGTTAATCCGATGGCCGGTTGTCTGCCGCTTATCATTCAGATGCCGATTTACATCGCACTTTATAACTCAATTTATGGCAACTCCAGTCTGAGAACCCATGATTTCTTGTGGCTCCAGCTCGGAGAACCCGATCACCTGTTTATTTTGCCAGTGCTGGCTGCGATCACTACATTCATTCAAACATGGATGATGATGCGTATGAACCCTGCACAGCAAGTGGGACCGATGCAGTTCATGCTGTGGGTATACCCAATTTTGATCTTCGTGATGTCTTACCAGTTCCCTTCAGCACTTCCGCTGTACTGGTTCTACAGTAACATCTACACGATCGTGCAAAACTATTTCCTTTACCGGAATAATGATAAAATCGTGGCTGAGGTCAACGTGAAGCAGAATAGCTCTTCCAAAAATGGAGCTAAACGCAAAAACGGTGGCAAAGCGACCGTCTCTGGAAAAGGGTCGAAAGGGGCCAAAAAATCGAAATGA
- the rnpA gene encoding ribonuclease P protein component: MYKRLRLRNRADFSRVYRYGKSFANHQFVVYGCRRKDTEQFRVGVSCSKKIGNAVVRNRMRRMIKEIVRHHEHEIVTQMDLIFIVRKGALDMPYKEMEKSLLHAMRKGSLLKSSKR, encoded by the coding sequence GTGTATAAAAGACTGCGTCTACGAAACCGGGCGGACTTTAGCCGCGTATACCGGTATGGAAAATCGTTTGCCAATCATCAATTCGTGGTGTATGGCTGCCGCCGTAAAGATACGGAACAATTCCGGGTTGGTGTATCCTGCAGCAAGAAAATCGGAAACGCTGTCGTACGCAACCGGATGAGACGCATGATTAAGGAAATTGTTCGTCATCATGAACATGAGATCGTTACGCAGATGGATCTGATTTTTATCGTCAGAAAAGGTGCGCTGGACATGCCCTATAAGGAAATGGAAAAAAGCCTGCTCCATGCGATGCGCAAGGGCTCACTTTTGAAGTCAAGTAAGCGGTAA
- the rpmH gene encoding 50S ribosomal protein L34 → MRPTFKPNVSKRKKVHGFRKRMSTSNGRKILAARRLKGRKNLSA, encoded by the coding sequence TTGAGACCTACATTCAAACCGAACGTTAGCAAACGTAAAAAAGTTCATGGTTTCCGGAAAAGAATGAGCACGAGCAACGGCCGTAAAATTTTGGCCGCACGTCGCCTTAAAGGCCGTAAAAACCTGAGTGCTTAA